A single region of the Gorilla gorilla gorilla isolate KB3781 chromosome 1, NHGRI_mGorGor1-v2.1_pri, whole genome shotgun sequence genome encodes:
- the MLLT11 gene encoding protein AF1q, producing MRDPVSSQYSSFLFWRMPIPELDLSELEGLGLSDTATYKVKDSSVGKMIGQATAADQEKNPEGDGLLEYSTFNFWRAPIASIHSFELDLL from the coding sequence ATGAGGGACCCTGTGAGTAGCCAGTACAgttcctttcttttctggaggATGCCCATTCCAGAACTGGATCTGTCGGAGCTGGAAGGCCTGGGTCTGTCAGATACAGCCACCTACAAGGTCAAAGACAGCAGCGTTGGCAAAATGATCGGGCAAGCAACTGCAGCAGACCAGGAGAAAAACCCTGAAGGTGATGGCCTCCTAGAGTACAGCACCTTCAACTTCTGGAGAGCTCCCATTGCCAGCATCCACTCCTTCGAACTGGACTTGCTCTAA